A single window of Leeuwenhoekiella sp. MAR_2009_132 DNA harbors:
- a CDS encoding glycosyltransferase family 2 protein, translating into MKLSVIILNYKVPYFLQLCLQSVTRALLDIDSEIIVVDNASEDSSVTMVQQYFPDVKLIANTTNSGFSKANNQGVAQAKGEYICILNPDTVIPENCFSTLLEFSQNQIDMGAVGIRLIDGTGNYLPESKRNLPTIKVSALKIIGNTSAYYANQLAQDEVGKVSVLVGAFMFIKRQVYLDTGGFDEDYFMYGEDIDLSYTLHKKGYTNFYYGKLTAIHFKGESSSKDKIYAQRFFGAMHIFHKKHFSKGLISSWFMAFFLKILSFSYSLPRSKKKIIPPISNFYLVCEDVKSVDTMRLNLEKELKVISLAQVRLALVSNSLIVFDLKSLSTTAIINAMTLLKNNQNRFRIRPSNCNFIAGSDSSTDRGEIQIW; encoded by the coding sequence GTGAAGCTTTCGGTTATCATTCTCAATTACAAGGTTCCTTATTTTTTGCAACTTTGTTTGCAGAGTGTAACGCGCGCGCTTTTAGATATTGATTCTGAAATTATTGTGGTTGACAATGCTTCAGAAGATTCTAGTGTTACGATGGTACAGCAGTATTTTCCTGATGTTAAACTCATTGCAAATACTACAAACAGCGGTTTTTCTAAAGCTAATAACCAAGGTGTTGCTCAAGCTAAAGGGGAGTATATCTGTATTTTAAATCCAGATACCGTAATTCCTGAAAATTGCTTCTCAACCTTACTCGAATTTTCTCAAAATCAAATAGATATGGGAGCTGTAGGCATTCGACTTATAGATGGTACCGGTAATTACCTTCCCGAAAGTAAACGCAATCTGCCAACGATAAAAGTTTCAGCCCTTAAAATAATAGGAAATACTTCGGCCTACTATGCAAATCAATTAGCACAGGATGAAGTAGGTAAGGTATCGGTTTTAGTAGGAGCATTTATGTTTATCAAAAGGCAGGTTTATCTAGATACAGGAGGTTTTGATGAAGATTATTTTATGTATGGTGAGGATATAGATCTCAGCTATACGCTGCATAAAAAAGGGTACACTAACTTCTACTATGGTAAACTAACAGCAATACATTTTAAAGGAGAAAGCAGTTCTAAGGATAAAATTTATGCACAACGTTTTTTTGGCGCTATGCATATATTTCATAAAAAGCATTTTTCAAAAGGGTTAATTAGCAGTTGGTTTATGGCTTTTTTTTTAAAAATTCTTTCATTTTCGTACAGCTTACCTAGGTCTAAAAAAAAAATTATACCTCCAATCTCAAACTTTTATTTAGTTTGTGAGGATGTAAAGTCAGTAGATACAATGCGCTTAAATTTAGAAAAGGAGTTGAAGGTCATAAGCTTAGCGCAGGTTAGGCTGGCTTTAGTCTCAAACTCACTCATTGTATTTGATCTAAAAAGTCTGTCAACAACAGCTATTATTAATGCAATGACTTTGTTAAAAAACAATCAAAATAGGTTTCGCATACGACCTTCAAATTGTAATTTTATCGCAGGCAGCGATTCCTCCACAGATCGCGGCGAAATTCAAATCTGGTAG
- a CDS encoding dihydrolipoamide acetyltransferase family protein, with protein sequence MAKFELKLPKMGESVAEATVTNWLKEVGDSIELDEPVVEIATDKVDSEVPSEVEGILVEKLFGPDDVVQVGQTIAIIETSSESAGTSNSDDSDNNDTDLLESVNEDAATNEAAARVEEAKTTTSPAVAISNDGDRFYSPLVKNIAQQEGIAQEELDQIKGTGLEGRVTKDDILNYVEAAKNGKKQSVSPSKEKAEPQKQDKVSPSASSSKVATPVSVNGGDEIIQMTRMGKMISKHMVASVQTSAHVQSFIEVDVTNIWNWRARVKDSFQKREGEKLTFTPIFMEAVAKAIRDFPMINISVDGDTIIKRKNINLGMAAALPDGNLIVPVIQNADQLNLVGMAKAVNDLANRARMGKLKPDDTQGGTYTVTNVGTFGSIMGTPIINQPQVAILALGAIRKVPAVIETPEGDFIGIRHKMFLSHSYDHRVINGALGGQFVQRVAQYLEAWDSSREV encoded by the coding sequence ATGGCAAAATTTGAACTTAAGTTACCGAAAATGGGAGAGAGCGTTGCAGAAGCTACGGTAACAAACTGGCTCAAAGAAGTAGGTGATAGCATTGAGCTTGATGAACCAGTGGTTGAAATTGCGACTGATAAAGTAGATAGTGAGGTGCCTAGTGAAGTAGAAGGTATTCTTGTAGAAAAACTATTTGGTCCTGATGATGTTGTTCAGGTAGGGCAAACTATTGCAATTATAGAAACTTCTTCAGAAAGTGCGGGGACATCAAATTCTGATGATTCTGATAACAACGATACAGATCTTTTAGAAAGTGTAAATGAAGATGCTGCCACTAATGAGGCAGCTGCACGTGTAGAAGAGGCAAAAACAACTACGTCACCAGCAGTTGCTATTTCTAATGATGGAGATCGTTTTTATTCTCCCTTAGTTAAAAATATAGCGCAACAAGAGGGTATTGCTCAGGAAGAATTAGATCAAATAAAAGGGACTGGTCTTGAAGGCCGTGTTACTAAAGATGATATTTTAAACTACGTAGAGGCTGCTAAAAATGGCAAAAAGCAATCAGTGTCTCCTTCAAAAGAAAAGGCGGAACCTCAAAAGCAAGATAAAGTTTCTCCTTCAGCATCTTCATCAAAAGTTGCTACACCGGTTTCTGTTAATGGGGGTGATGAGATTATTCAGATGACCCGAATGGGTAAAATGATTTCAAAGCATATGGTTGCCTCTGTGCAAACCTCTGCTCACGTGCAATCATTTATCGAAGTTGATGTAACCAATATCTGGAATTGGAGAGCGCGTGTTAAAGATAGTTTTCAAAAGCGAGAAGGAGAGAAGTTAACCTTTACTCCAATTTTTATGGAGGCGGTAGCTAAAGCTATACGTGATTTCCCAATGATTAATATTTCGGTTGATGGCGATACAATCATAAAACGTAAAAATATAAATCTGGGTATGGCAGCAGCTTTACCTGATGGCAATCTAATCGTACCGGTAATACAAAATGCAGACCAGTTAAATCTTGTAGGTATGGCTAAGGCGGTAAATGACCTTGCTAATAGAGCGCGTATGGGTAAGCTAAAACCAGACGATACGCAAGGCGGGACCTATACAGTTACTAATGTAGGTACCTTCGGAAGCATTATGGGTACACCTATTATTAATCAGCCCCAAGTTGCGATTTTAGCATTAGGAGCAATACGTAAAGTCCCAGCGGTTATTGAAACACCAGAAGGTGATTTTATAGGAATTAGACATAAAATGTTCTTATCACATTCTTATGATCACCGTGTTATAAACGGAGCTTTGGGTGGTCAATTCGTACAACGTGTAGCTCAATATTTAGAAGCTTGGGATAGTTCTAGAGAAGTCTAG
- the recR gene encoding recombination mediator RecR: MEFSSKLLEQAVYEMSQLPGIGKRTALRLVLHLLRQSENQTQLLAQALVKLRTEIKFCKNCHNISDVEICEICANPNRDASIVCVVEDVRDVMAIENTSQYRGQYHVLGGKISPLDGVGPQDLTIYSLIEKVKSGSVDEVIFALSSTMEGDTTNFYIYRQLEEFNIKTSTIARGIAVGDELEFADEVTLGRSILHRIPFENSLKN, from the coding sequence ATGGAATTTTCATCTAAATTATTAGAGCAGGCTGTTTATGAGATGTCGCAATTGCCGGGAATAGGTAAGCGTACAGCGCTTCGTTTAGTACTTCATTTACTACGCCAGTCTGAAAATCAGACACAACTATTAGCACAGGCTCTTGTAAAACTACGTACCGAGATAAAATTTTGTAAAAACTGCCACAATATTTCTGATGTAGAAATTTGTGAGATTTGTGCAAATCCTAATCGAGATGCATCTATAGTCTGTGTTGTTGAAGATGTTAGAGATGTTATGGCGATAGAAAACACGAGCCAATATCGAGGACAATATCACGTTTTAGGGGGTAAAATATCACCTCTAGATGGTGTAGGTCCGCAGGATTTGACAATATATTCGCTAATTGAAAAAGTAAAATCGGGTTCTGTTGATGAGGTGATTTTTGCATTAAGCTCAACTATGGAGGGAGATACGACAAACTTCTACATATACAGACAGCTTGAAGAATTTAATATAAAAACATCAACAATTGCACGTGGTATCGCTGTAGGAGATGAGCTGGAATTTGCAGATGAGGTCACTTTAGGGCGCAGTATTTTACATAGAATTCCTTTTGAAAATTCATTAAAAAACTAG